Proteins encoded in a region of the Zea mays cultivar B73 chromosome 4, Zm-B73-REFERENCE-NAM-5.0, whole genome shotgun sequence genome:
- the LOC118476882 gene encoding LOB domain-containing protein 13-like encodes MPTYGMPPPDFALPMPMLAPPPPPPPPSQFPMGFQTPPASVAAPGDGSGQDDTTNSWVNTIFNTQSPAGGGGYSNHPDDGYD; translated from the exons atgccgacatatgggatgccgcctccggactttgcactgccaatgccaatgttggcgcctccacctccgcctccgcctccgtcacaattccctatg ggatttcagacaccacccgcttcagttgccgcacctggagatgggtctggtcaggACGACACAACAAATTCGTGGGTGAACACCAttttcaacacgcagagtccagccggaggaggtggctactcgaaccatccagacgatggatatgattga